GGCTGGAGTCCCAGGATGGGAAGTACGGCTTTTTCCTGGTTGATGATTTCTCCCAGCCAGACCGCACCCAGGCCCAGGGCGTGGGCCGCCAGCAGCATATTCTGTGCTGCGGCTCCGGCGGACTGGTGGTCCTTGCGTGCATTATACAACCGATCCTTTTGCAGGAGCAGCACGACCATGACGTCGCATTCGCGGACTACATGTGCGTATTTGGTCTGCCCGGCCAGGTCTTCGCGCCGGGGGTCGTCCGGGCCGATGACCAGAAAACGGCAGGGCTGGTTGTTCAATCCGCTGGGCGCCCAGCGGCCCGCTTCGAGCACGGCAAGCACGTCCTCGCGGGATACGGGGGTACCCGTGAACCGTCGGATGGAGCGTCGCTCGCGTATGGCGGTCAGTACCGGAGCCGCGTTCGATGTGGTTTGGGACATGTCTTCTCCTTATTTCGAAGGGGTACGTTAGCTCATGGCGGGTTTCGCGGCAAGGGGGCGTGCGGCCTCCCCGGTGGGAGAAAGGATTAAAATGCCGATGGCCAGGGGCTTTGAAAGCATGGCGGCTTGGCGTATGCTGCATCCATGCGTGGAGTCTTTTACAACGCGTGCCGGGCGCACCAAGGGGAGCTGCTCCTGTGGGGAGCGCTGATTCTGGCGTGTGTTCTGCTGGTGTGGTCGCCTGTGGGGGCATGGGCCGGGACATCCGGACCGCTGGTGGTCGTGCGTGATGCCCGCGGCGAGCCTTGGTTGCGGTTTCGGCCCGTGGGCGCGCTGCAATGGGACGGCACGGCCTTGCGCGGCACGTTGCGGCTGGACTCCACGGAGATAGAGACCCCCTGGATTCGAGGCTCTCTGCGGGGCAATGCACTGGCGCGGCTGGACGGATCGCGTGTGCTGCTGGAGGAGTTTGATTTTTATTTGAACAATGCGGCCATGCCCGTGCAGGAGGCCGGGGAAACGACGGACAAAGCGCCTCTGGTGGATCTCGGCGATCTGCGTTTGCGTGGAAGCGGCGTCTGGCATTCCGGATCAGGGCGGCTGGAGTTGAGCGCATTGCAATTGGAGGCTCCGGATGGGGCGAGGTTGACCGGGGAGCTGGATTGGGATCCGAGGCAGGGCTTGCGTACGGATCTGAGCCTGGCTGCGGAGCAGGGGGACGCCCTGGTGCGACGCTTGGCCCGCGTGTTCCCAGCAAGTCTGGAACAGGTGGCGGTTTCCGGGCCGTTGCAATTGGGAATGCGGCTGGAGATGTTGTTTTCCCCGGCTGAAGCCGCTTCGTCCGGGCAGCGGGACAGGGAAGCGGGGCAGGTGGGGCAATGGAATTTCGGGCTGGATGTGCGGCAATCCGTTCGTCTGGCCGTGGCCGATGCCTTGGTGCGCGTGCCGCGCCTGAATGCGGAGGTGCAGCTTTTGCCCGGATCGAGCGGAGCGTGGGACGCTTCGGGTCGGGTGGCTGTTCGTGGACGGCTGCACCCGGGCGGTGTGGAGCTGGTGTCGCCCAAACTATCTTTTGATGCAGGAGTATCCGGCAAGGAATATCATTTCCGGCGGTTGCGTCTGGAAAGCGCCGAGGGGCTGGTCCTGGCCGGACGCAAGCTCCCGGTGCGCGCGGTTACCCTGCGCGGCAGGCTCACGCCGCGTGCGGATCAGGGCTGGCACGCCCATGATCTGCGGGTATCCCTGCCTGGTGCCACCCTTGCCGGAGAGGCGCATATCGAGCCGGACGGGACGGTACGCACTGTCTTGCAGGCTGGGGGCATGGATTTGGAACGGATCGGGCCGGTGCTTGGTACCTTGGCCGGATTGGACGGACTCACGGCGCAGGGGCGTGCCGGGTTGTCCGTTTCCGTGGAGATGGGAGCTGAAACCATTACCGGAGATGTGCGTCTGCACTGGCGCGAAGCGGCTTATATGTCCGGGGACGCGCAATATATGGCCCAGGGGCTGGAAGGTTCGCTGCGGCTGCGCTCCCGGCTGAGCATGAAAACGCTGCGGCGTTGGGTCAACGCGGACCTGCGTCTGGACGGGGGGGAGCTGCTTTTTGGTCCCACGTACCTGGATCTTGCCGGGCATCCGTTGCGTTTTACGGGCAATGCCAACCAGATCGGGGCGGATCGGTTTAAAGACTTGCAGGCTCGATTGGACTGGCAGGGCTATGGTACGGTGGAAGCTGAGGGCGACCTCTGGGCGCACGGGCCGCTGTCGGAATGGCGGTGCCGGGCCGGGCTGGATGTGGAGGATTTGAATCTGGGACCGGTGTTTGCCTCGTTCGTGTCCACCCCCATGGGGCTGACGCGCTGGCAGGGCGAGAATGCCGGACTCGGCGGCACGGGGCATTTGACCCTTTCCCTCTATTCCGACGGAACCCGGGCCGATCTGGAGGGACGAATGCGGCTTGTGGACGCGTCCCTTCGTAGCGCCGAGGGCGGAGTGGACGTGCGCGGCGCGAATTTGGATCTGCCCGTGCGGTATCGGCTCAAAGGTGAGGCGTCCATGCCCGGTGTGTCGGAACTGGACCCGGAGGAGACCGGGGCGCTGCGTGTAGGCCATCTGCATACGCCATGGTCCGAGCGGGAGAATCTGGCGTTTCGTCTGGCATTGGTTCCCAACCGGCTCTATTGGCTGGATCCTGTGGCCATCCCTCTGTTTGGCGGCCGCATCCGGCTGGAGGATTTACAATGGGACCGACCGCTTTCGCGCTCCTTCAAGTTCGGCGTGAACGCATCGTTCCGGGGCATTGATCTTGCCCAATGGTCGCGGGAGGGGGTGCCGCTTCGCGGCGTGCTTGAAGGCGACCTGGGACGCATCACGGCCACCCGGCATCGGATCAGCATTCCCGGGGCGATCCGGGGAACATTCTTTCAGGGGCGGCTTCGGGCGGATCGGCTGTTCATGGATTGGCCTTTTGAGGCGCGGCGACAGTTCGGGGGCGAGGTCTCGGTGCGTGGCATGGATCTGGAGTCCCTTTCCGGCGCGTTGGGCGTTGGGCGGGTCACCGGGTTGCTGGATCTGGATTTACAGGATTTCCTGTTCGCCTTTGGCCAGCCCGCCCAATTTACGCTCACGGCGCAGACCTCCGGGGAAGGGGATTTTGAAAAAAGTGTGAGCCTCAAGGCCGTGAACTCCCTGTCCGTGATCGGTACGGGGTCGGGTCTCGGCGACGTGGGCGTGGGGCTGTTTGCCTCATTTTTTGAGGAGTTTTCCTATGCGCGCATCGGCTTTCAATGCATTCTGAATAATGATAGATTCCAGGTACGCGGCCTGATCCGGGAGGGCGGCGTGGAATATTTGATCAAAAAACCGTTCTTAACCGGCATCAACGTGGTCAATGGCAACCCGGAGAATTTCATCAGTTTCGCGGATATGCTGGAACGGATGCAACGGGTGGTCAAAGGTTCGGCCCAAGCAGCTCCCCAGTGACGCGCAAGGCCGGTCCGTGGCCGGTGGAGTATTGTGGAGCCAAGAGGAGGAATTCCATGCGACGTTTGTTTCAAATTCAGGGTGTGTTCATCCTGCTGCTGGTCACGGCCTGTGTGACCGTGAATATTTATTTTCCGGCGGCCGAACTGAAACGTGACGCGGAAAAGGTGGTCAAGCGGGTGTACGGCATCGAAGGCCAGGAGGAGCAGGAATCGCAGGAATCCGCGCCCGGCCAGTCCTGGCTGGAACTGCTCGGGCCGTCCGTGGCCCATGCCCAGGATTACCAGTCCTTTTCCAACTCCGTGACCCGCGGCATTGAGCAGCAGCTCGGCCAAGTCTACAAGCAGCTTAAGCCGTTTTACGCCTCGGGCAACGTGGGGCTGGATCAAAACGGGTTCGCCACCCTGCGCGACAAGAGCGGCCTGAACATGCAACAGATTGGGTCCATCAACCGGCTTATCTCCCAGGACCGCAGCCTGAAGCAGCAGCTGTATCAGGAAAAGGCCAAGGCAGCTCAGACCCCGGGCAAGGCGGGCAAGGTGCAGGCCATTTATGCTGATATCTGGAAGGGGTATGCCGCGTCTGGCACTTGGATTCAGGACGGCGGCTGGCGTCAGAAGTAGAAGTTTGAAGTCGCCGGGACCGTGCGCCGGGGGAGCTTCCGGCGTTGTTCCGCAGCGGGTGACGAATTGAACCAGGGGCCGGGGAACGGATCATTCTTGTAGGGAAAGATTCGCCTCCCGGCTCCTGCTTATTTTAGCCCATGAGCTACTCCCGCCGGGGGCGGACAGCGTTGGGCATCAAGGACGCAGGTAGCCGAGGCGCTCCATGCGGACCGGGTCTGCGAAGCGTGCCATGGCTGTTTGCATGACGCGGAAGCCGAAACGTTCGTAAAATCCTTCCTTTCCCGGCACCGCATAGAGCAGCACGGTCTGTCCCTGAATTCGTTCCAGCAGGGCGTTGAGCAGGCTCGTACCCAGGCCTTTTCCCTGGTATTCCGGCAGGAGACAGAGATCGTAGATCGCGGCCTGGAACACGCCGTCGTCCAGCGCCCGGCCCATGCCCGCCAGTTTGGAACCGTCCAGGGCAAAGACCGTTACCTGCGAGGCCTGAAACGCCCGCCGCAAGGGGGCAGGGTCTCGCGGGGCCAGGGTCGCGGTGATGAGCTTCGCGGCTTCCTGCCAGTCGATCTCATTGGTATTGGAGTGAATCCGCAGGTGCATGGAATGGGGATGGATTCTATCAGACCAGAAAATTTCGTATGCCCGTGAACACGAGCTGGGCGGCCAGGGCCGCCAAAATCAAGCCCGTGAGCTTCATCAGGATGGCCAGACCCATGGACCCGAGCAGGCGTTCCAGGTGGCGTGAGGCCAAAAGCAGCAAGCCCATCCCCACGGAAGCCGTGATCAGAGCCGCCACTCCGGTGTAGAGGCGGGGTCCGGCCAGCTCCGATCCCAGGATCATCAGCGTACCGATGGTGGCCGGTCCCACGATGATGGGTACGGCGAGGGGGACCACGGCGATGTCGTCACCGGGTTCCGGCTTTTCCGGGGCGGCTTTACCTTTGACCAGGGATACGGCCGAGAGAAAGAGCAAGGCGCCCGCGCCGATGCGGAATGCGTCCAGGGTAATGCCCAGGGTCTTGAAGATGGCCGGGCCGAAGAAAAAGATCACCAGCCCCACCACCGTGACCGAGGCCGTGGTGCGCAGGGCTGTATTGCGGCGTGTGGACGGCTCTTCGCCTTTGGTCATGGCCATGAAGGCGGAAAGACCGAAAAAGGGGGTCAGCAAAAAGAAGATTTTGATGACCAGCGAAAAAAACAAGGAAGCATCCACGACGTTACCCCAACAGTTCGTCGAGTTCCATGGCTTTGTAGAATTCCAGCTCCGCATCGTTGCGGTACCGGATGGGCAGGGTGCCTTCCACGTTGCGGGCCAGGTAGTCGTGCATGGTGTGGCCGAGGCCGAAGCCCTTGTAGGATT
The Paucidesulfovibrio gracilis DSM 16080 DNA segment above includes these coding regions:
- a CDS encoding MarC family protein; the encoded protein is MFFSLVIKIFFLLTPFFGLSAFMAMTKGEEPSTRRNTALRTTASVTVVGLVIFFFGPAIFKTLGITLDAFRIGAGALLFLSAVSLVKGKAAPEKPEPGDDIAVVPLAVPIIVGPATIGTLMILGSELAGPRLYTGVAALITASVGMGLLLLASRHLERLLGSMGLAILMKLTGLILAALAAQLVFTGIRNFLV
- a CDS encoding translocation/assembly module TamB domain-containing protein, with the translated sequence MAYAASMRGVFYNACRAHQGELLLWGALILACVLLVWSPVGAWAGTSGPLVVVRDARGEPWLRFRPVGALQWDGTALRGTLRLDSTEIETPWIRGSLRGNALARLDGSRVLLEEFDFYLNNAAMPVQEAGETTDKAPLVDLGDLRLRGSGVWHSGSGRLELSALQLEAPDGARLTGELDWDPRQGLRTDLSLAAEQGDALVRRLARVFPASLEQVAVSGPLQLGMRLEMLFSPAEAASSGQRDREAGQVGQWNFGLDVRQSVRLAVADALVRVPRLNAEVQLLPGSSGAWDASGRVAVRGRLHPGGVELVSPKLSFDAGVSGKEYHFRRLRLESAEGLVLAGRKLPVRAVTLRGRLTPRADQGWHAHDLRVSLPGATLAGEAHIEPDGTVRTVLQAGGMDLERIGPVLGTLAGLDGLTAQGRAGLSVSVEMGAETITGDVRLHWREAAYMSGDAQYMAQGLEGSLRLRSRLSMKTLRRWVNADLRLDGGELLFGPTYLDLAGHPLRFTGNANQIGADRFKDLQARLDWQGYGTVEAEGDLWAHGPLSEWRCRAGLDVEDLNLGPVFASFVSTPMGLTRWQGENAGLGGTGHLTLSLYSDGTRADLEGRMRLVDASLRSAEGGVDVRGANLDLPVRYRLKGEASMPGVSELDPEETGALRVGHLHTPWSERENLAFRLALVPNRLYWLDPVAIPLFGGRIRLEDLQWDRPLSRSFKFGVNASFRGIDLAQWSREGVPLRGVLEGDLGRITATRHRISIPGAIRGTFFQGRLRADRLFMDWPFEARRQFGGEVSVRGMDLESLSGALGVGRVTGLLDLDLQDFLFAFGQPAQFTLTAQTSGEGDFEKSVSLKAVNSLSVIGTGSGLGDVGVGLFASFFEEFSYARIGFQCILNNDRFQVRGLIREGGVEYLIKKPFLTGINVVNGNPENFISFADMLERMQRVVKGSAQAAPQ
- a CDS encoding GNAT family N-acetyltransferase, which translates into the protein MHLRIHSNTNEIDWQEAAKLITATLAPRDPAPLRRAFQASQVTVFALDGSKLAGMGRALDDGVFQAAIYDLCLLPEYQGKGLGTSLLNALLERIQGQTVLLYAVPGKEGFYERFGFRVMQTAMARFADPVRMERLGYLRP
- a CDS encoding DUF1318 domain-containing protein, producing MRRLFQIQGVFILLLVTACVTVNIYFPAAELKRDAEKVVKRVYGIEGQEEQESQESAPGQSWLELLGPSVAHAQDYQSFSNSVTRGIEQQLGQVYKQLKPFYASGNVGLDQNGFATLRDKSGLNMQQIGSINRLISQDRSLKQQLYQEKAKAAQTPGKAGKVQAIYADIWKGYAASGTWIQDGGWRQK
- a CDS encoding nitroreductase family protein codes for the protein MSQTTSNAAPVLTAIRERRSIRRFTGTPVSREDVLAVLEAGRWAPSGLNNQPCRFLVIGPDDPRREDLAGQTKYAHVVRECDVMVVLLLQKDRLYNARKDHQSAGAAAQNMLLAAHALGLGAVWLGEIINQEKAVLPILGLQPETFELQAIIAMGHPAQTGSSQREPLSDFVLEDFTS